Proteins co-encoded in one Arachis hypogaea cultivar Tifrunner chromosome 11, arahy.Tifrunner.gnm2.J5K5, whole genome shotgun sequence genomic window:
- the LOC140176094 gene encoding secreted RxLR effector protein 161-like gives MENSKKGYLPIGTGITLSRKDCPKTSEERVRMSRIPYASAVGAIMYTMTCTRPDVAYALGVASRYQANPGEEHWKMVKSILKYLRKTKDQFLIYGDSELIPKEFIDANFTSDKDDSKSTSGYIFTLNGGAVSWKSSKQATVADSTTGAEYIAASEATKEAVWMKKFINELDVVPSIKEPLPLLCDNNGAIAQAKEPRSHQKSKHILRRYHLIREIVERGDVEIQKVAGKDNAADPFTKALGSKEFDKHM, from the coding sequence ATGGAAAACTCCAAAAAGGGCTATTTACCAATAGGCACTGGAATTACTCTCAGTAGAAAGGATTGTCCTAAAACTTCTGAAGAGAGAGTACGCATGAGTAGAATACCATATGCTAGTGCAGTGGGAGCTATCATGTATACCATGACATGTACACGTCCTGATGTCGCATATGCGCTAGGAGTAGCCAGTCGATATCAGGCAAATCCAGGTGAGGAACATTGGAAAATGGTTAAATCCATTCTTAAATATTTAAGAAAAACCAAAGACCAATTCCTCATCTATGGAGATTCTGAACTTATACCAAAAGAGTTCATTGACGCAAATTTTACCTCAGACAAAGATGATAGCAAATCTACTTCAGGTTATATTTTCACCTTAAACGGTGGTGCAGTGAGTTGGAAAAGTTCCAAACAAGCTACTGTAGCTGATTCAACAACTGGAGCTGAGTATATAGCAGCAAGTGAGGCTACTAAAGAAGCTGTGTGGATGAAGAAGTTCATAAATGAGCTTGATGTGGTGCCTTCAATTAAAGAACCACTTCCATTACTGTGCGACAATAATGGAGCCATTGCACAAGCAAAAGAGCCAAGATCACATCAAAAATCTAAGCATATCTTGAGAAGGTATCATTTGATAAGAGAGATCGTTGAACGTGGAGACGTTGAAATTCAAAAGGTTGCTGGGAAGGATAATGCAGCAGACCCATTCACTAAGGCACTTGgatcaaaagagtttgataagcaCATGTGA